The following are from one region of the Flavobacteriaceae bacterium UJ101 genome:
- a CDS encoding uncharacterized protein (To E.coli YjiB.) → MKDQFIKELQEKYTFKGDEIVLGKAKLNDEVLPEGKISIPLKTLNRHGLIAGATGTGKTKSLQLLAEGLSKNGVPSLLMDIKGDLSGIAQPGDAKNKHIISRHEALQIPYESIGFPVELLSLSEEKGVKLKATVSEFGPILFSKILGLNETQEGVMSVIFKYCDDKQLALVDLKDIRKVLQYVAQGEGKKEIVKDYGTISSQSLGAILRKIVALEQQDGDAFFGEPSFEIEDLIKVENGYGKVNVLRLTDIQNKPALFSTFMLSLLAEVYNELPESGDSDKPKLAIFIDEAHLMFEEASKELLSQVETVIKLIRSKGVGIFFCTQLPGDIPDDVLSQLGLKIQHALRGFTAKDRKEIQKAVENYPISEYYEADELITQLGIGEAFVTALNEKGIPTPLAHTYLTAPASRMDILSKSEINELVEDSDLAKKYNQEIDKESAFEILSEKLEQAALLQAKDEDAKKTVRKSSSRRKELSTFEKILKSPVIRSMGVAVAGIVTRHLLGSVGKKRR, encoded by the coding sequence ATGAAAGATCAATTTATAAAAGAATTACAAGAAAAATACACTTTTAAAGGAGATGAAATCGTATTAGGGAAAGCCAAATTAAATGATGAGGTGCTTCCTGAAGGAAAAATCTCCATTCCTTTAAAAACATTAAATAGACATGGTTTAATTGCCGGAGCAACAGGAACTGGTAAAACTAAATCATTACAATTATTAGCGGAAGGATTATCAAAAAATGGAGTTCCTTCCTTGTTAATGGATATTAAAGGAGATTTAAGTGGAATTGCTCAGCCGGGTGATGCTAAAAACAAACATATTATTTCACGACATGAAGCGTTACAGATTCCTTATGAATCTATAGGGTTTCCAGTTGAATTATTATCCTTATCAGAAGAAAAAGGAGTTAAATTAAAAGCTACTGTTTCAGAATTTGGTCCAATTTTATTTAGTAAAATACTAGGCCTAAACGAAACACAAGAAGGTGTAATGTCTGTAATTTTCAAATATTGTGATGACAAACAATTGGCATTAGTTGATTTAAAAGATATTAGAAAAGTATTACAATATGTTGCCCAAGGAGAAGGTAAAAAAGAAATTGTTAAAGATTATGGAACTATTTCTTCCCAATCATTAGGTGCCATTTTAAGAAAAATAGTAGCACTGGAACAACAAGATGGTGATGCTTTCTTTGGAGAACCTTCATTTGAAATAGAAGATTTAATAAAAGTAGAAAATGGTTATGGAAAAGTAAATGTTTTGCGTCTAACCGATATACAAAACAAACCTGCTTTATTCTCTACTTTCATGTTAAGTCTTTTAGCAGAAGTATATAATGAATTACCTGAATCAGGAGATTCTGATAAGCCTAAATTGGCTATCTTTATTGATGAAGCTCATTTAATGTTTGAAGAAGCTTCTAAAGAATTACTTTCTCAAGTTGAAACTGTAATCAAATTAATTCGTTCAAAAGGAGTTGGTATCTTTTTCTGTACACAATTACCAGGTGACATTCCAGACGATGTTCTAAGTCAATTAGGACTCAAAATCCAACATGCACTACGTGGTTTTACAGCTAAAGATCGTAAAGAAATTCAAAAAGCAGTAGAAAATTACCCTATTTCAGAATATTATGAAGCGGATGAGCTTATTACTCAATTGGGGATTGGAGAAGCTTTTGTAACCGCTTTAAACGAAAAAGGAATCCCAACACCATTAGCTCATACCTATTTGACTGCACCTGCTTCACGTATGGATATTTTATCAAAATCTGAGATTAATGAATTAGTTGAAGATTCAGATTTAGCAAAAAAATACAACCAAGAAATTGATAAAGAATCTGCTTTTGAAATTTTATCAGAAAAACTAGAACAAGCAGCTTTACTTCAAGCAAAAGATGAAGATGCAAAAAAAACAGTTCGTAAATCATCTAGCAGAAGAAAAGAACTTTCTACTTTTGAAAAAATCTTAAAAAGTCCTGTGATACGTTCTATGGGTGTAGCAGTAGCTGGAATTGTAACACGCCATTTATTAGGTTCAGTTGGTAAAAAAAGAAGATAA